The following are from one region of the Thermoproteus uzoniensis 768-20 genome:
- a CDS encoding tRNA(Ile)(2)-agmatinylcytidine synthase, whose amino-acid sequence MLVHIGIDDTDSHRGGCTTYVGYKLVKEILRKYGDILADYPRLIRLNPYVPFKTRGNAAVALVLDAPEGAEEDLWELAVKTVSENADVTGKTSPGVAMAVGQVPERARRVYRLALSQIVPRSVVERVVGVRLWGGRGTIGAVAAVGAELPKSTFELLAYREGERPAIGPGLVEAMELLTYPFTFHNLDGRRVLIEPRGPDPVLYGVRGLSPPHLVYAARFLEANGVRPAGWVIYRTNQATDAHIELGVLPDRPLPYSVYRTKALVLWAKRHRRHVFAGLSNGLVAVAYRHLGKIAAALERCVGCYVELRGGVKPRAGGLYLYIESMEVIYRVVRQTPRCPYCGGALESLGRGKGRRCVKCGTVFKTAEVRYFLSTSERGLYVPRPGEWRHLFKPPGLDPTPVDLVGKAEGWIR is encoded by the coding sequence GTGTTGGTCCACATCGGGATAGACGACACCGACTCCCATAGAGGGGGTTGCACGACCTACGTGGGCTACAAGCTGGTGAAGGAGATCTTGAGGAAATACGGCGATATCTTGGCCGACTACCCCCGCCTCATAAGGCTGAACCCCTACGTCCCCTTCAAGACCAGAGGCAACGCCGCGGTGGCTCTAGTACTCGACGCGCCGGAAGGCGCCGAGGAGGACCTATGGGAGCTGGCCGTCAAGACAGTCTCTGAAAACGCGGACGTCACAGGCAAGACGAGCCCCGGCGTCGCCATGGCGGTGGGACAGGTGCCGGAGAGGGCCAGGCGGGTCTACAGACTCGCTCTCTCCCAGATAGTGCCGAGGAGCGTGGTGGAGAGGGTTGTCGGCGTCAGGCTCTGGGGCGGCCGCGGGACGATCGGGGCCGTGGCCGCTGTGGGGGCCGAGTTGCCTAAGTCCACCTTCGAGCTCCTGGCGTATAGGGAGGGCGAGAGGCCCGCCATAGGGCCGGGCCTTGTCGAGGCCATGGAGCTCTTGACATATCCCTTCACGTTCCACAACCTCGACGGGAGGAGAGTCCTCATAGAGCCGAGGGGGCCCGACCCCGTCCTCTACGGCGTGCGCGGCCTTTCGCCGCCCCACCTTGTCTACGCGGCGCGTTTCCTCGAGGCCAACGGCGTGAGGCCGGCGGGCTGGGTGATATACCGCACGAACCAGGCCACGGACGCCCACATAGAGCTGGGCGTGTTGCCCGATAGGCCTCTCCCCTACTCCGTGTATAGGACCAAGGCTCTGGTGCTTTGGGCCAAGAGGCATAGACGCCACGTCTTCGCCGGGCTTTCCAACGGCCTCGTGGCTGTCGCCTATAGGCATCTTGGGAAGATCGCCGCGGCGTTGGAGAGGTGCGTCGGGTGTTACGTGGAGCTGAGGGGCGGCGTCAAGCCGAGGGCCGGCGGCCTCTATCTATATATAGAGTCCATGGAGGTGATATATAGGGTCGTCAGACAGACGCCGAGGTGTCCGTACTGCGGCGGCGCCTTGGAGAGCTTGGGCAGAGGGAAGGGCCGGCGGTGCGTCAAGTGCGGCACGGTGTTCAAGACGGCCGAGGTGCGCTATTTCCTATCCACGTCGGAGCGCGGGCTCTACGTCCCGAGGCCCGGCGAGTGGCGGCACCTCTTCAAGCCGCCCGGCCTAGACCCCACGCCGGTGGATTTGGTGGGAAAGGCCGAGGGCTGGATTAGATAG
- a CDS encoding dihydrodipicolinate synthase family protein produces MKLEGVIAATVTPFTKDGVNYQALRALLERLASQGYGLFPSSSTGEVTKLTPEERVKVAELAVEVGGGKVPVIAGTGTGDHISTVEMARRYKDVGVDAVLITPPYYVQGDWAGIYAFYKKVLDAVDTPVILYTIPLAVGYNIPAEVFDLVSSEYSQVVAVKDSSGDFRYHMELIYLVGSRISVLQGVDMFFVPSLVVGAHGGILGGPNFLGPLQLRLYKMVKEGRIAEAVEIHKRLMELWRFMGGCGLTGKLGGKWPTLYKLATQIVTGIDMGPPREPLPPVDDKDREELRKILEKLSPLIR; encoded by the coding sequence GTGAAGCTGGAGGGAGTGATAGCGGCGACCGTCACGCCGTTTACTAAAGACGGCGTCAACTACCAAGCGTTGCGGGCGCTCTTGGAGAGGCTCGCGTCGCAGGGATACGGCTTGTTCCCCTCCTCGTCGACCGGCGAGGTGACTAAACTGACCCCCGAGGAGAGGGTCAAGGTGGCGGAGCTGGCCGTCGAGGTCGGGGGCGGCAAGGTCCCCGTGATCGCCGGGACGGGCACCGGCGACCACATAAGCACGGTGGAGATGGCTAGGAGGTACAAGGACGTGGGGGTCGACGCCGTGTTGATCACCCCGCCGTACTACGTCCAGGGCGATTGGGCCGGCATCTACGCCTTCTACAAGAAGGTGCTCGACGCGGTGGACACGCCGGTGATCCTCTACACGATACCTCTGGCGGTCGGCTACAACATACCCGCCGAGGTCTTCGACCTAGTGTCCTCCGAGTACAGCCAGGTGGTGGCGGTCAAGGACAGCTCCGGCGACTTCAGATACCACATGGAGCTCATATATCTTGTGGGGAGCCGGATCTCCGTGCTCCAGGGAGTCGACATGTTCTTCGTGCCCAGCCTCGTGGTGGGCGCACACGGCGGGATCCTCGGAGGCCCCAACTTCCTGGGCCCGCTCCAGCTCCGGCTCTACAAGATGGTCAAGGAGGGGAGAATCGCCGAGGCCGTCGAGATACACAAGAGGCTTATGGAGCTCTGGCGCTTCATGGGAGGCTGCGGGCTGACGGGGAAGCTCGGCGGCAAGTGGCCTACCCTGTACAAGCTGGCGACCCAGATAGTGACAGGCATAGATATGGGGCCTCCGCGCGAGCCTCTGCCGCCGGTTGACGACAAGGACAGAGAAGAGTTGAGGAAAATCTTGGAGAAGCTGTCGCCGCTGATCCGCTAG
- a CDS encoding MBL fold metallo-hydrolase, with the protein MKVVVLGLGGWISSPWLGYPAIYVETDRRILLDAGEGTYAKLAQCGLPLPEVLILTHAHGDHILGAPTLLLMARQRGTRIKVVAAASVMSSLVKILEAVNMPHLRQYMEPVEVPPGGEAREGDTRIALAAARHSVEAVHVRVEHGGRCVAYSGDTAPSDELVELARGCDLLIHEVSGNPGQEEPAHAVGHSTTSDAVEIARRAGVKALLPVHYYLNTPLVPPGAYVYLPYPCASVEL; encoded by the coding sequence ATGAAGGTGGTGGTCTTGGGGCTGGGCGGCTGGATATCCAGCCCTTGGCTGGGCTACCCGGCCATATACGTCGAGACCGATAGGCGGATTCTCCTGGACGCAGGCGAGGGGACCTACGCCAAGCTGGCCCAATGCGGCCTCCCGCTCCCGGAGGTGTTGATCCTCACGCATGCCCACGGGGACCACATACTGGGCGCGCCGACCCTCCTCTTGATGGCCCGCCAGAGGGGGACTAGGATCAAGGTCGTCGCCGCCGCCTCCGTGATGTCGTCGCTCGTGAAAATACTAGAGGCCGTGAACATGCCCCACCTGCGACAATATATGGAGCCGGTCGAGGTGCCGCCGGGCGGCGAGGCCAGAGAGGGCGATACGAGGATCGCGCTCGCCGCGGCAAGGCACTCGGTGGAGGCCGTGCACGTGAGGGTGGAGCACGGGGGGAGGTGCGTCGCCTACAGCGGGGACACAGCGCCGAGCGACGAGCTTGTCGAGCTGGCGAGGGGGTGCGACCTCTTGATACACGAGGTCTCTGGAAACCCGGGACAGGAGGAGCCGGCCCACGCCGTGGGCCACAGCACCACGAGCGACGCCGTGGAGATCGCCAGAAGGGCGGGCGTCAAGGCCCTCCTCCCCGTCCACTACTACCTCAACACGCCTCTGGTGCCCCCCGGCGCCTACGTCTACCTGCCCTACCCATGCGCCTCGGTGGAGCTGTGA
- a CDS encoding ACT domain-containing protein, with product MELVVVSVLGADRVGIVAGIANVLARHNANIVDIAQTVVRDIFSMIMVVDISKADVDIAGLRAELEEAGKRLGVMVAVHHIDVFRYMQRI from the coding sequence GTGGAGCTAGTGGTGGTCTCAGTGCTGGGCGCGGATAGGGTCGGCATAGTGGCCGGGATAGCCAACGTCTTGGCGAGGCACAACGCCAACATCGTCGACATAGCCCAGACGGTCGTCCGCGACATATTCTCCATGATAATGGTGGTGGACATATCCAAGGCCGACGTGGATATCGCGGGCCTCCGCGCCGAGCTCGAAGAGGCCGGCAAGAGGCTGGGCGTCATGGTGGCCGTCCACCACATAGACGTGTTCCGCTACATGCAGAGGATATGA
- a CDS encoding formate--phosphoribosylaminoimidazolecarboxamide ligase family protein, with the protein MSVSISVLASHSALDVLDGAKDEGFRTIAVAKRGRERAYREFPVVDELVVLDDYRDIVREAHRLKGSVFVPNRSFAVYVGYDAIEREFPVPIFGNRYLLRWEERTGPHNYYRLLDEAGIRRPRTYASPEEVDRPVIVKLPEATRRVERGFFVARDRDDLMRKAKRLAERGLIRLEDLSGAAIEELVLGAHFNANFFNSPMYRRLELHSFDRRIQSDLDGVHRLPARDQLDLDPDVRYIEVGHEPATLRESLLEKVFDIGHRFVDAVARLVKPGVIGPFTLQFVVTPELDLVVYDVAPRIGGGTNAYLGVGGQYSKLYWGRPISMGRRIAVEIKEAVRQGKLEEVTT; encoded by the coding sequence ATGTCGGTATCGATATCCGTCTTGGCCTCCCACAGCGCTTTGGACGTGCTCGACGGCGCGAAGGACGAGGGCTTCAGGACCATAGCCGTCGCCAAGAGGGGGCGGGAGAGAGCCTACAGAGAGTTCCCGGTCGTCGACGAGCTCGTGGTCCTCGACGACTATAGGGACATCGTCAGGGAGGCCCATAGGCTCAAGGGCTCTGTCTTCGTCCCCAATAGATCCTTCGCAGTCTACGTGGGTTACGACGCCATAGAGAGGGAGTTCCCGGTCCCCATCTTCGGCAACCGCTATCTGTTGAGGTGGGAGGAGAGGACGGGGCCGCACAACTACTACAGACTCCTCGACGAGGCAGGCATAAGGAGGCCTAGGACATACGCCTCGCCTGAGGAGGTCGACAGGCCGGTCATAGTGAAGTTGCCCGAGGCTACGAGGAGGGTGGAGAGGGGCTTCTTCGTGGCGAGGGATAGAGACGACTTGATGCGCAAGGCGAAGAGGCTCGCCGAGAGGGGGTTGATAAGGCTGGAGGACCTCTCGGGCGCCGCCATAGAGGAGCTCGTGCTGGGGGCCCACTTCAACGCCAACTTCTTCAACTCTCCGATGTACAGACGCCTGGAGCTCCACAGCTTCGACAGGAGGATTCAGAGCGATCTCGACGGCGTCCACCGGCTTCCGGCGAGGGACCAGCTTGACCTAGACCCGGACGTGAGGTATATAGAGGTGGGCCACGAGCCGGCGACCTTGAGGGAGAGCCTCTTGGAGAAGGTCTTCGACATAGGGCACCGCTTCGTCGACGCCGTCGCCAGGCTGGTCAAGCCAGGCGTCATAGGGCCCTTCACTCTCCAGTTTGTCGTGACGCCGGAGCTCGACCTAGTGGTCTACGACGTGGCGCCGAGGATAGGGGGCGGCACCAACGCCTATCTGGGAGTGGGCGGCCAGTACTCCAAGCTCTACTGGGGGAGGCCCATATCCATGGGGAGGAGGATAGCCGTGGAGATAAAGGAGGCGGTGAGGCAGGGGAAGCTCGAGGAGGTCACCACATGA
- a CDS encoding formate--phosphoribosylaminoimidazolecarboxamide ligase — protein sequence METVIKSYDLDRLAVATIASHTALQILRAAKRRGFKTLAVARPSSAWFYKRFQFIDEVWEADFSNFRLVAEKLAENNAVLIPHGSYVEYVGWRQALEAPVPTFGVRRLIEVEADQYKKMDLLRRAGIPIPRSYAPEEVDRPVIVKLFGAKGGRGYFLARNREELVQRLREVKEPYIIQEYVFGVPAYYHFFASPMYVRVELFGMDVRYETNVDGRTFGLVEPTFVVVANLPLVLRESLLPTVQKYGEAFADAVREALGEEMKGPYSLESIIRDDLSIVVFEFSGRIVAGTNVYMGVGSQYSVLYFDEPMDMGERIAHELQLARERGRLEDVVS from the coding sequence ATCGAGACGGTAATTAAGAGCTACGACCTAGATAGGCTGGCCGTCGCCACGATAGCGTCCCACACGGCCCTCCAGATACTCAGGGCGGCGAAGCGGCGCGGCTTCAAGACCTTGGCCGTGGCCCGCCCCAGCTCCGCCTGGTTTTACAAGCGTTTCCAGTTCATAGACGAGGTGTGGGAGGCCGACTTCTCCAACTTCCGTCTTGTGGCGGAGAAGCTCGCCGAGAACAACGCCGTCTTGATACCCCACGGGTCCTACGTGGAGTACGTCGGGTGGCGGCAGGCCCTCGAGGCGCCGGTGCCCACGTTCGGCGTCAGGCGCCTTATCGAGGTCGAGGCCGACCAATACAAGAAGATGGATCTCTTGAGGAGGGCCGGCATACCAATACCCAGGAGCTACGCGCCGGAGGAGGTCGACAGGCCGGTCATAGTGAAGCTGTTTGGGGCCAAGGGCGGCAGGGGCTACTTCTTGGCTAGAAATAGGGAGGAGCTCGTCCAGAGGCTCAGGGAGGTGAAGGAGCCCTACATAATCCAGGAGTACGTCTTCGGCGTCCCGGCGTACTATCACTTCTTCGCGTCGCCCATGTACGTCAGAGTGGAGCTGTTCGGGATGGACGTGAGGTACGAGACGAACGTCGACGGGAGGACCTTCGGCCTCGTGGAGCCGACCTTCGTCGTCGTGGCCAACCTCCCACTGGTCTTGAGGGAGTCGTTGCTCCCCACGGTGCAGAAATACGGAGAGGCCTTCGCCGACGCGGTCCGCGAGGCTCTCGGCGAGGAGATGAAGGGGCCCTACAGCCTGGAGTCCATAATAAGAGACGACCTCTCCATAGTCGTCTTCGAGTTCTCGGGGAGGATAGTGGCGGGGACCAACGTCTACATGGGCGTCGGGTCGCAGTACTCCGTCCTCTACTTCGACGAGCCCATGGACATGGGGGAGAGGATAGCCCACGAGCTCCAGCTGGCCAGGGAGAGGGGGAGGCTGGAGGACGTCGTCAGTTGA
- a CDS encoding MBL fold metallo-hydrolase, with protein sequence MELRKGISLLKGSPNTLIVGRYVIDPGNPAERAAEILKAVGGRPTVLLTHHHADHLSAVPDGAEVYAPWGEEILVSNTRARLFFTHGFYVPDALYVGRDLAVAGLVRPGDRVENIEVVDLRGHTFGHVGYLVEGVLYAGDAIFGDMVLKRYGVPYLNDVDLFLASLDRIESLEPETLVMGHGPVAGSKKRVKELVEVNRSAVERSVKLVESMLPGEPTEIAVKVLKELDAERSWENVLLTSVIVRAVLTKLAAEGKAHPDEEGRWRIGNLR encoded by the coding sequence ATGGAGTTGCGTAAGGGCATATCGTTGCTCAAGGGATCTCCCAACACGTTGATAGTGGGCAGATACGTGATAGATCCCGGCAACCCCGCCGAGAGAGCCGCCGAGATTCTCAAGGCCGTCGGCGGGAGGCCGACGGTTCTTCTAACCCACCACCACGCCGACCACCTATCCGCGGTGCCGGACGGGGCCGAGGTATACGCCCCATGGGGCGAGGAGATCCTCGTGTCCAACACCAGGGCCCGCCTCTTCTTCACCCACGGCTTCTACGTGCCCGACGCCCTATACGTCGGGCGCGACCTCGCGGTGGCCGGGCTGGTGAGGCCTGGCGATAGGGTCGAGAACATAGAGGTCGTCGATCTGAGAGGCCACACGTTCGGCCACGTCGGGTATCTCGTCGAGGGGGTCCTGTACGCCGGCGACGCCATATTCGGCGATATGGTGCTTAAGAGGTACGGAGTGCCCTACCTCAACGACGTGGACCTCTTCCTGGCGTCTCTGGACAGGATAGAGTCTCTCGAGCCGGAGACTCTCGTGATGGGCCACGGGCCTGTGGCCGGCAGCAAGAAGAGGGTGAAGGAGCTCGTGGAGGTCAACAGATCGGCCGTGGAGAGGTCGGTGAAGCTCGTGGAGTCCATGTTGCCGGGGGAGCCCACCGAGATCGCCGTGAAGGTATTGAAGGAGCTGGACGCCGAGAGGAGCTGGGAGAACGTGTTGCTGACCTCCGTCATCGTCAGGGCGGTGCTCACGAAGCTGGCGGCCGAGGGCAAGGCGCATCCCGACGAGGAGGGGCGCTGGCGGATCGGTAATTTACGATAA
- a CDS encoding DUF359 domain-containing protein, giving the protein MRCLKVPEGRRHLFAFPYPVAIWRDPPRSVELAAEIARDLGAARIFTVGDVVTANFLAAGLAPDAAAVDLKTRRSEYVRTVEAFPRILRVRNPPGYITEEAWAAVEYAVKTPGTLLLVDGEEDMLSLAFIALAPDDSAVVYGHYKGALIVIPVGKYKEIRELLKYMEPC; this is encoded by the coding sequence GTGAGGTGCTTGAAGGTCCCCGAAGGCCGGAGGCACCTCTTCGCCTTCCCGTACCCGGTCGCCATCTGGCGCGACCCTCCCCGGTCGGTGGAGCTCGCGGCTGAGATAGCCAGAGACCTCGGCGCCGCGAGGATCTTCACCGTAGGCGACGTCGTGACCGCCAACTTCCTCGCCGCGGGCCTCGCCCCAGACGCCGCCGCCGTCGACCTCAAGACCAGGAGGAGCGAGTACGTGAGGACTGTTGAGGCGTTCCCGAGGATCTTGAGGGTGAGGAACCCCCCAGGCTATATAACGGAGGAGGCGTGGGCCGCCGTGGAGTACGCCGTCAAGACGCCGGGGACCTTGCTGTTAGTCGACGGGGAGGAGGACATGCTCTCCCTAGCCTTTATCGCGCTGGCCCCCGACGACTCGGCCGTCGTCTACGGCCACTATAAGGGAGCTCTAATAGTAATACCGGTAGGCAAATATAAAGAGATTAGGGAGTTGCTAAAATATATGGAGCCTTGTTAG
- a CDS encoding type II toxin-antitoxin system VapC family toxin has translation MSVEYLLDASALYGLATHYDRWLKYRERLAILHLTIYEVGNALWKEARAGRLQWQRAARPLSRVISGLRVLDDPPLEEVLRLAVERDLTFYDASYAYVAETLGLSLVTQDGELLRKSRAAIDVATFLSRLSA, from the coding sequence ATGAGCGTTGAGTATCTGCTCGACGCCTCTGCTCTCTACGGCTTGGCTACACACTACGACAGATGGCTGAAATATAGGGAGAGGCTCGCGATACTCCACTTGACAATATACGAGGTCGGCAACGCCCTATGGAAGGAGGCGAGGGCGGGGAGACTGCAGTGGCAGAGAGCCGCGAGGCCTCTCTCCCGCGTGATCTCCGGCTTGAGGGTGCTGGACGATCCTCCCCTGGAGGAGGTTCTGAGGCTGGCTGTCGAGAGGGATCTGACGTTCTACGACGCGAGCTACGCATACGTCGCGGAGACGCTGGGCTTGTCGTTGGTGACGCAGGACGGCGAGTTGTTGCGCAAGTCGCGCGCCGCGATAGACGTGGCCACGTTCCTCTCGAGACTGTCGGCGTAG
- a CDS encoding type II toxin-antitoxin system CcdA family antitoxin, whose amino-acid sequence MSTTVISVRVRKELKERARELGIDIREVLEKALEEAIRRREEEELAKALEELKEALSRITEEEWVRAVRGSRDER is encoded by the coding sequence ATGTCGACTACGGTAATAAGCGTGAGGGTCAGGAAAGAGCTGAAGGAGAGGGCGAGGGAGCTCGGCATAGATATCAGGGAGGTCTTAGAGAAGGCGCTTGAGGAGGCCATAAGGAGGAGGGAAGAGGAGGAGCTGGCCAAGGCGCTTGAGGAGTTGAAAGAGGCCTTGTCGCGAATAACCGAGGAGGAGTGGGTGAGGGCAGTGCGCGGCTCTAGGGATGAGCGTTGA
- a CDS encoding PFL family protein yields the protein MRLFSPEEIGEVLEMVLFRELDIRAVTLSVNTLPAIRGDVGSAISALRDLLRPYLEHFRPAVDKVAAKLGVRIVTARLAVSPISIMLEPLGRAEDAVEIAKSLDDLAEAYGVDMVGGFAAFVHAGVSRGDRALLDALPDALNSTKRLGGFVNAASTATGINMDAVYEAAEAVLSMRPEAAARFAVTANVPEDVPFMPAAHHGLGLPDAVVNVAVSGPGVIEAVVRNMKDADLRTLHDAIKRAAFKVTRLGELVGREVARELGVRFGAVDLSVAPSPKVGDSVAGILEAMGLPRAGAPGSVLALHLFVDAVKKGGAMATSTIGGLSGAFIPVSEDALMARAAEEGALSFDSLKAMSAVCNTGIDMAGIPGDSPPDVVAALMADVMALATALDKPLGVRLVPIPGGKPGDVYELGGLYGRVVVMDLGKYSEIPLARRSGVVPPSVWRLRAG from the coding sequence ATGAGGCTCTTCTCGCCCGAGGAGATAGGGGAGGTCCTCGAGATGGTGCTTTTCCGCGAGCTGGACATACGCGCGGTGACCCTCAGCGTCAACACGTTGCCGGCGATACGCGGGGATGTGGGCTCCGCGATATCGGCGTTGAGGGACCTCCTGAGGCCGTACCTCGAGCATTTTAGGCCGGCCGTCGACAAGGTAGCGGCGAAGCTCGGCGTCAGGATCGTGACGGCGAGGCTGGCCGTGAGCCCGATCAGCATCATGCTGGAGCCTCTGGGCCGCGCCGAGGACGCCGTGGAGATAGCGAAGTCCCTCGACGATCTGGCGGAGGCCTACGGCGTCGACATGGTCGGAGGATTCGCCGCGTTCGTCCACGCCGGCGTATCCAGAGGCGACCGGGCTCTGCTGGACGCCTTGCCCGACGCCTTGAACTCCACGAAGAGGCTCGGCGGATTCGTCAACGCGGCGTCCACCGCCACGGGCATAAATATGGACGCCGTGTACGAGGCGGCCGAGGCGGTGCTCTCCATGAGGCCTGAGGCCGCCGCCAGATTCGCAGTGACCGCCAACGTCCCCGAGGACGTGCCGTTCATGCCGGCCGCGCACCACGGCCTGGGCCTGCCCGACGCTGTGGTGAACGTGGCCGTAAGCGGCCCCGGGGTCATAGAGGCCGTCGTGAGGAACATGAAAGACGCCGACTTGAGGACGCTACACGACGCGATCAAGAGGGCGGCGTTCAAGGTGACTCGGCTCGGCGAGCTCGTGGGCAGAGAGGTGGCGAGGGAGCTCGGCGTGAGGTTCGGGGCCGTGGACCTCTCGGTGGCGCCTTCGCCCAAGGTCGGCGACAGCGTGGCCGGGATACTCGAGGCCATGGGCTTGCCGAGGGCCGGCGCGCCCGGCTCGGTCCTGGCGCTCCACCTCTTCGTCGACGCCGTGAAGAAGGGAGGCGCCATGGCCACATCGACGATAGGCGGCTTGAGCGGCGCCTTTATACCAGTCAGCGAGGACGCCTTGATGGCCAGGGCGGCCGAGGAGGGAGCGCTCAGCTTCGACTCGTTGAAGGCCATGTCGGCTGTCTGCAACACGGGCATAGACATGGCCGGCATACCGGGCGACTCCCCGCCCGACGTCGTCGCCGCGCTTATGGCAGACGTCATGGCTCTGGCCACGGCCCTCGACAAGCCGCTGGGGGTGAGGCTGGTGCCGATTCCCGGCGGCAAGCCCGGCGACGTCTACGAGCTGGGGGGCCTCTACGGGAGGGTTGTAGTCATGGATCTAGGCAAGTACTCCGAGATACCTCTGGCCAGAAGAAGCGGCGTCGTGCCTCCGAGCGTCTGGAGGCTGCGGGCTGGATAA
- a CDS encoding ABC transporter permease subunit, which yields MRRWWLVPYIAYIAGFGLIPFALTFYFVGLNLSSIKALFLDFPPGTFQLAVENTLLFAATSALFATLLALVLAIRVDSLPKRWQMPLSLLILSPYTIPFTASTMVWYTMFDPLYGPLYYLIKFLHLPRLNLTTVPGLSIWAVSIVGIWSSVSFAYLVIIGGFKAIGKEMREVAQVDGASESQYYSGVALPYVFKIVATAFLIIFVIQLGNFDIPFILTQGGPGYSSTTLPLMVYDLLYFIGDFQAGEAAAALLAAMATVPAVVLLAVMKSRGGLYVKLPPVRIPDKLYDALLWIATALILLFLLFPIYWMFVIAFRPTQYDFVSPPVLYPNVFTDRYFQKALSGAVPYIATNVVVGLAAAAISVVLAGTAAYIMSKNNIYWLLLLTIYLYSLPSASFILPIYLFFSAANLLNTWWALILSTPLFTVTLSAWIFFNIYRDVPNEYQEIAELEGVSSTRMLFRVIAPITASAWYTMFVLSFIVNWHLLFYPIVLTETPWAFNFPPTGAQTVTIYAIESITSEAVDWGMLAASALVVALPVMVLNYLILGKLLEGFNIGGLKG from the coding sequence ATGAGGAGGTGGTGGCTTGTGCCCTATATCGCGTACATAGCCGGCTTCGGCCTCATCCCGTTCGCCCTGACGTTCTACTTCGTCGGCCTGAACTTGTCGTCCATCAAGGCGCTGTTCCTCGACTTCCCTCCAGGCACTTTCCAGCTGGCTGTGGAGAACACGCTCCTCTTCGCCGCCACCTCAGCCCTCTTCGCCACCTTGCTGGCGCTGGTGTTGGCCATAAGAGTCGACAGCCTCCCGAAGAGGTGGCAGATGCCGCTCTCCCTCCTCATACTTTCGCCATATACCATACCCTTCACGGCGTCGACGATGGTCTGGTACACGATGTTCGATCCGCTCTACGGCCCGCTCTACTACCTTATAAAATTCCTGCACTTGCCCAGGCTCAATCTGACCACAGTGCCCGGCCTCTCCATATGGGCGGTCTCCATAGTGGGGATCTGGAGCAGCGTCTCGTTCGCCTACCTCGTCATAATCGGCGGGTTCAAGGCCATAGGCAAGGAGATGCGCGAGGTCGCCCAGGTGGACGGGGCGTCGGAGTCCCAGTACTACAGCGGGGTCGCTTTGCCGTACGTCTTCAAGATAGTGGCTACGGCGTTCTTGATAATATTCGTAATCCAGCTGGGCAACTTCGACATACCGTTTATTTTAACCCAGGGAGGGCCCGGCTACTCCTCGACTACGCTCCCGTTGATGGTGTACGACCTGCTCTACTTCATAGGGGATTTCCAAGCCGGGGAAGCCGCCGCGGCTCTGCTCGCCGCGATGGCCACAGTCCCCGCGGTGGTTTTGCTGGCCGTGATGAAGAGCAGAGGGGGGCTCTACGTCAAGCTCCCGCCCGTCAGGATCCCGGACAAGCTATACGACGCGTTGTTGTGGATAGCCACGGCCTTGATCCTCCTCTTCCTGCTCTTCCCGATATACTGGATGTTCGTGATAGCCTTTAGGCCTACCCAGTACGACTTCGTGAGCCCTCCGGTGCTCTACCCAAACGTGTTCACAGATCGGTACTTCCAAAAGGCGCTGTCCGGCGCGGTGCCCTACATAGCCACTAACGTGGTCGTGGGCCTTGCGGCGGCCGCCATATCTGTAGTCTTGGCGGGGACCGCGGCCTACATAATGTCGAAGAACAACATATACTGGTTGCTTCTCTTGACGATATACCTCTACTCGTTGCCCTCGGCGAGCTTCATACTGCCCATCTACCTCTTCTTCTCGGCCGCCAATCTACTCAACACGTGGTGGGCCTTAATACTGTCCACCCCGCTGTTCACTGTCACGCTCTCTGCCTGGATCTTCTTCAACATATATAGGGACGTGCCCAACGAGTACCAAGAAATAGCGGAGCTTGAAGGCGTGTCGTCGACCCGGATGCTGTTCAGGGTAATAGCGCCGATAACTGCCAGCGCTTGGTACACTATGTTCGTTCTGTCTTTCATAGTTAACTGGCACCTGCTCTTCTACCCCATAGTCCTCACCGAGACTCCCTGGGCGTTTAACTTCCCACCGACGGGCGCCCAGACTGTGACCATCTACGCCATAGAGTCCATAACGAGCGAGGCCGTGGACTGGGGCATGTTGGCCGCCTCGGCCCTTGTGGTTGCCCTGCCGGTGATGGTGTTGAACTACCTCATACTGGGCAAGTTGCTGGAGGGCTTTAACATCGGCGGGCTGAAGGGCTGA